In Danio rerio strain Tuebingen ecotype United States chromosome 9, GRCz12tu, whole genome shotgun sequence, the genomic window tagtgaattatgtttgatcaaacaaaagaatagtgaaatatgaaaacaatgatctgTCCATGTGGCTTGTAAagcctctcatcagttggaatacaataacttttgcatagattatggtagagacatttttcttttttcctatgattacagacatgtgcagggaTCACCAAAATTATTTATAGCATGCTAGatcacacagaacctaaaaggtacactttcaaatttaagttcataaaaaaaatacaaaaagcgcctcttttttaggtgtttattataacacagacgacatatacagttattttaaacactttcaatatatatatatatatatttttttttttgaaaattcaaagggttttctttaaaatgataccaaatttttgcatttacacctctgcatgtggatttgggaagcttttaaatttgggtaggcaaaatccaggcggaaatcccaaaatagcagcagagtttaactagTTAAAAGAAAGAAAGTTATTTAAAAGACAGAAAGTTATTTAAACTGACCACTAGATGTCATggaagtttaaaataaattttctgaaaaatatattattaaattttaaaaatatattattaaattttcttttttgaaaagaATTTTGTTGATGTCTGATAAGGGGTTTATTAATGTTCAAGGTTGTGAAGATGAATAATAttcaaactgcaaaaaataagGGGGaacttaataaaaacaacacacagttattatttttgttttgtaatacaGCAGTCTGCAAAAATACTGGACCTGATAATTAAACCATAGAATAACAGTTCCCAGATTATTGTGTATTAAATGGATTTGGTGTTAGCAGTTCAGATATTACTAAAATGAATGCACTTGTGTTTACAGGTAAGTGTGCATCAAGTTGACTGAAGTGTTGCACTGCAAAAACTTTACACTTGCACTGAAGTGTTTCGCAGTTTGGCAGGTTACTGGTTGTCAAAATGTTATTTATAGGTTATATTTTGATAGTCTTGGTAAATTTAGTAAAATTAACTTTTTacatttgcttttctttttcactttctaAACGtggttgtgtttttttaatctttcCAAAGATTGAGCTGATCAgtaatactttgttttatttacagagACATGCTCGGGGACTTTTGAATACAGGGTTGTTGTTGTAAATATATAAGTGAAAATAAAacctttcatttcattttcattcattcgttttcctttcggcttagtccctttattaatcaggggtcgtcacagcagaataaaccgccaacttgtccagcaagttttacacagcggatgcacttccagctgcaacccatcactgcgaaacacccacacactctcattcaaaccggagcaagtttttatttttaatgatttaaattagTGTAACTCACCACTAGATGTCACCGACGTTTAATTTCAGAGCAGTTTTCCTTTGTGCCTTTCTTGCACatacaattttcattcattcattaattttcttgtcggcttagtccctttattaatctagggtcgctacagtggaataaaccgctaacttatccagcacgtttttacgcagaggatgcccttccagccgcaacccatctctgggaagcacaTACAATTTTAagtatcttatttatttatttattttgtttaacaaatGATTATATTTATGTCAGAAAAGAGGTTTGTGGTTGTCAAAAACACACTGTAGGTGAAATGTTGTATTTTACAGAGCAGAAATACACAGGGCTTTTCCAGTCATCagttattttgttaccttttttATTTGGGAACTTCTTAACATAAACCAGTAAAAGATCATTGGTGAAGAggcattgcacacacacacacacacacacacacacagcagttatATTCGTTTCATTGTGGATGAATACCAGCTCTCAATTGCAATATGCTATCtattttaaaatttacttttatGGACTTGATGTAACTGAAAAAGAAGGTTCATTTTATACACAAATTGGTAGAAGATTTATAAATAACAACACAATCGTTTCTATGGCCCAGGATCAGCATGTAACAATCATGTCAAGATACACATAACTATTCAAAGCAACAGACAGAGATCGCATGAATTTAAAATGCAAGACTGTttgacatttataaaataaaaatcacttttaaatgtGAGAAATTAGCTGTGTTTTATAAATCAGCTGATGTTTATAGTTACCTCATTTTGATTTTATTCTGTGTTGCTTTTGGTTTGCTTTCAGAAATGTAATGTATCATTTAGGAAACTCCTGAACTTGAAACAGACACATGTGATACCCAAATGGGTGCTAAGAAGTCCTGGGACTTTTTGATACTTAAATTCTTTTCTTGCGCAGTGTAAATGGGTTTTTATGCATGAACACATTTAGCTGCCTTAATACTTCCATAGGAGAGCTTCTCACAAAGGGGGGCTTCATTTGGGATGAATAATTTAACAAAACCTAGACCTAGAAAACATGTTTGTTTCTCAATAAGATGGCACTTGGAGAAAGAAATTAACTCTATAAATTGTTTGCTGAAATTTCTGTTTCTTGGTCAGTCATATAGTTAGATCATCTGACCTGGCTCTGCTGCTACCTTTGCTGAGACGACTTGAAGATCTTGTTTCCTCTGTTGGTTCTAAATCTAGAGCTACAAGTGGAGCATCTATCATCTCCTCTAAAGCCTCCAAGGCTTTTGATTCTTCAGAATATTCTTCCTTCTCAAGGTCTCCAGTTTTCACAGACTCATCTTCTTGTCTTGACTCTTCCAACTCAGAGCCTTTGACCTCCTGTGGATCTTCTATCCCCAATGATACCTCTTCCTTCCTCAAAGTTTTCAACTGGTTAGTGTCACCTGAAAGTCCTAGAGGTTTATCTAGATCCTCTCCACTTGTATTGACTGCAGTGTCAAGAGGTATATCCTCATTTTCTAAAGGATCGTTCTTATCTATATCTAGACAACAATCTTCTGCATCTTGTAGATCATCTAGAGCTCTGACCTTTTTAATCTCCACTAAATCTTCTAAAACTCCTGAGTCTACTACATCACTTTGAACTCCATCTTCTTTATCATCTACATCACTCTGAGCTTTGTCCCTTCCCATATCCACTTCATCCCCAATAGGCGCTATGTCAGGAAGATTTGATGCTACATTTTCCGCTAAAGCCTCAGACTCTTGTTCTCCTTCAGATATTTTGGACATATCCAGATCGTCAGGATTCACATCATCTAAAGTTTTCACCTCCTCCACAGTGTCCTCATTCACAAAAGGCTCAAGCTCACAAAGTTCTCTCTCTTCATCAGATGCTTCTTCAACCACATCAGGTAAACCCTCTTCCTCCTTCAGCCTTTTGGTTGGAAAGTTGCTATCCTCTGTTTCCCCAATTTCCTGTGAGGTTTCCTTCTCCTCTCCATCTCCTGAAAGGTTTTCCTCTTGTTTTGGCTCAGTATCTACTAAGCTACTCTCTCTTAGCAACTTTTCTTCAGTCACCACTTTCCCTACATCTACATCCAAATTCTCCTCAAGTGAAATTAAATATGTTTCCTCCACGCTTTCCCCTTCTGAATGCTCCTCTAGTACTTCTGGGAGCACTGTTGGAGTTTTTAGACTGTCTACCTCATCTCCTTCCCTAGGCGGCTCTTCAGTTGGGAGCTCTGGTAATGTCTCTGTGACCTGAAGGAAGGAGGGTTGAGTCTCATCGCATATAATTGTCTCCTCTACAGGTGGCGCTGTTGGCAGAATTGCCTCCTGACTGCTTTTCTGCTCCTTCTCCAGCTGAGGTAAGAAGAACTGTCCCTCTTCCATCCCAACCTCAGCTAGTGGATAGATATGAGCCACCTCGTCTTTCTTCTCCTCTTCGAGGCGCCTGTAGCCTTTGGCTTTTTGGACAGGGGTGGTTAGAAGAAACGGTAAACTCCTCTCAGGAGGTCCAAGCGACTCTAACTGTGCTGGAGCTGGTCGGTGGAACACAAAGCGGATCTTCTTCAAGCCGAGGTGGCTAATCTCCACAAAGTTGAGGAACAGTGAAACACAAGCCACTGCAAGCatgaaaatgatgaagatggtcttTTCGGTGGGCCGGGAGACGTAGCAGTCCACTGTGTTAGGGCATGGCCAACGACTGCACTTGTACAAAGGCAGGATGCGGAACCCATAAAGGAAATATTGTCCCACTACAAAGCCTATTTCAAACAGAGCTTTGAAGATGATATGGCAGATGTAGGTGCACAGCAGGGTTCCTTCAAGTCTAAACTTCTTGCTCCCCTTCGTGCTGGTCTCCTTGGCAGTGCGAACGCTTCCTTGATCCATTGCCTGGCGCTCCTCGCAAAGTTCTTGCTGGTGGCTGACCTCAGCTTCTTCCCGCTCCTTTCGTTTCTCCTCCATGTGGATGTAATGGACAGCATGGCCCACGTATACAAGTGAAGGTGTGGATACAAAGATGATCTGTAACACCCATAGGCGAATGTGAGAGATTGGAAAGgcctcatcatagcacacattcTCGCATCCTGGCTGCTGAGTGTTGCACACGTAATCGGACTGCTCGTCTCCCCAGACAAACTCAGCAGCCGTGCCCAGAATTAAAATTCGGAAAATGAATAGTACTGTGAGCCAAACACGACCAATCACAGTTGAATGTTCATTTACTTCCTCCAAAATATTACCCAAGAAGCTCCAGTCTCCCATGGTTGTGTATTAGCTGTGTACAAGAAACATAAATGGGAATTAGGTTGAAACCAGATGATCTGAGTGTTTTATGTAACGTTTACATACAAGGATGTCAAAATACAGTTGATAGATAAGTCTCACTTGCTAAACAAAACTAGACTGAACTGACCATTTACTAAGACCAGGAAACAACTCCGATATTGCCAAAACACATCGCCAATGGGCTCACATTCAACAATATAATCCATCTGCACACCAGGGGCACAAACACAGCAAGGAGAATACAAATGGTCACCTTTGCACAATGTCGGGTCCACTGCAGTCCAGTTCAGTCCGTTGCTCCTGGTGCCCTGTGGGGCGAATTGAACTCCTGTCCCCCAGTCACCCAGACTCTGTCCTCGTCCTTGTCGCACCACTGAGCAGATATGAGCGAATGGGCTATGATGGCTGCCTTTCATGCCTGCCGTAGAGTCTAAGCTGCTAACCAGATGCCCTTTATGCACCAGACCACGAGTGTTGATGCAGAAGACAATAGGATCAACAGACCCGCAGCCAGAGGGGCCACAGGGACAGGACACGGTCCACAAGCCTGAACCAAgagcacactttaaaataaaatgaaataaaaataggcCTTGAGGTCCACAGCAATGGCAAACTTCATCATGATATGATGATACACGCTGTAGGATGCATCAGATGATGACGACAACAAATTTGTTATTGTCCTACTTCCTCTTCTTTTGACATACAGTAATGAGACTACAAATTGAAGATTTCAGATGCAAAACCTCTAAATTCCATCAATTGTttcaaaattagctttttttcagACTCTCATGTGTAGGTTCAGtattttcacttttatggcaaagaacaTGTTATCACTTTAAATTGAAATAACTGAAGAAAAACACAGGATGTTTAGAAAAGTGCTAATTTTAGAAGACTATTCCAGACGGCACTTCATCAGACGACTCTTCATATAGTAAAAATAGTCAATGTATTAATTCAACATTTTAgacaaccaaaaaaaaataattttgttttgcttttatgttAAATAATGCATATGTAATAAACGTTAAATATCTATtatataaagctttaaaaattAAGAGTCCACTTCAAAATGATTGTTTCTCTGCAATTGACATTAAAAGAAAAGTTTACTCCAACATACTCTTTATTTACTCACACTCTggtggagtttctttcttctgttgaatacaaaagaagacattttgaagaaaaacaAGTAGGGTgacatggttagcactgtcacctcacagcaagaagttcgctggttcgagtcccagctgggtcagttggcatttctgtgtggagtttgcatgttctccccgtgttcgtgtaggtttcctccaggtcctccggtttcacccacaagtgCAAAggcatgcgctgtaggtgaattgaataaactaaattgtctgttgtgtattaGTAAgcgaataagtgtgtatgggtgtttcccagtactgggttgcagctgaagggcatctgctgtgtaaaacatttgatgaatgagttggcgattcattccgctgttggcgacccctgatgaataaagagactaagctgaaggaaaatgaatgaatgaatgtaaaacaaGCACTATGGaaatactattaaagtcaatggtttcaggcTCCcagctttttgtgttttttttgttcaacagaaaaatgaaagtcaaactactttggaaaaaggtaagcaaataacataataaaaatttaaataatgaaattttcAGTATTGAGTGAGCTTTCCTTTAATAGTAaggtgttttaaatgtaaaatattcatgcttgtttaatgttttattttataattcattGATGATGTGTCTCTAGTGTTTCAATCCTTTGCGAAAGGTCAATATGAAATAGTCcctatttttaaatgctaaatgGGAGAATAAATTATACCTATTAATGGCAAAAACAGAGAACCAATAAAAATTTTGAATTGgtgtctttttaaaatttattacaaCAAATACTGTTGTAATACTGAACAGTACTGTTTTCAGCACTTGTAATAAGAAATCttttaaaacattacataataTGTTATGATAATCCATGTGTAGAACCTGGAAACTGTACTATTAACTTTATTACGTCGTTTCACGTTAGGTGGAGCAGCATTTTAGTGTTACACTGTTTGTGTTTCACTCTATGAGTGCAATAGACACAGTAAATTATCAACCCAGAAATCTTCAACAGAATGTTGTTGCTGCACTTTAAGCCAAAAACCTTACGACAACAGTGATATTTCACAAAGCAGACAGCCTTAGGAAATGGTGATAATAAAGCATTggggcacacacacatgcaggaaaGCTGGGTGTTGGAGGTATAAGCTTTAATGGTTTTGTGATAACGGTGCAACAGGGCAGCGCAATGGCATATTTATGATATCGGCCAGGAAgcccaaacacacatacacacatggatAAACTTTAACAATACCCTGTTAAATAACTTCCTGCACAGCTGAATCATCGGCCAGACACATTCTTGTCAGTGTTTGTTCACACTAAGATTTTAAACATT contains:
- the gja8a gene encoding gap junction protein alpha 8 paralog a, which produces MGDWSFLGNILEEVNEHSTVIGRVWLTVLFIFRILILGTAAEFVWGDEQSDYVCNTQQPGCENVCYDEAFPISHIRLWVLQIIFVSTPSLVYVGHAVHYIHMEEKRKEREEAEVSHQQELCEERQAMDQGSVRTAKETSTKGSKKFRLEGTLLCTYICHIIFKALFEIGFVVGQYFLYGFRILPLYKCSRWPCPNTVDCYVSRPTEKTIFIIFMLAVACVSLFLNFVEISHLGLKKIRFVFHRPAPAQLESLGPPERSLPFLLTTPVQKAKGYRRLEEEKKDEVAHIYPLAEVGMEEGQFFLPQLEKEQKSSQEAILPTAPPVEETIICDETQPSFLQVTETLPELPTEEPPREGDEVDSLKTPTVLPEVLEEHSEGESVEETYLISLEENLDVDVGKVVTEEKLLRESSLVDTEPKQEENLSGDGEEKETSQEIGETEDSNFPTKRLKEEEGLPDVVEEASDEERELCELEPFVNEDTVEEVKTLDDVNPDDLDMSKISEGEQESEALAENVASNLPDIAPIGDEVDMGRDKAQSDVDDKEDGVQSDVVDSGVLEDLVEIKKVRALDDLQDAEDCCLDIDKNDPLENEDIPLDTAVNTSGEDLDKPLGLSGDTNQLKTLRKEEVSLGIEDPQEVKGSELEESRQEDESVKTGDLEKEEYSEESKALEALEEMIDAPLVALDLEPTEETRSSSRLSKGSSRARSDDLTI